Below is a window of Georgenia soli DNA.
CGACACGCACCTCCAGGTGCATGAGCACGAAGGAACCGGAACGACATGAACGCGCACACGAGCCCTAGGCAGAACGTCTTCTCTGCTGGCCGCTCCATGTGCATGTGCATGTGCTGTCGTTCGCGAATGTCCGCCTGAACGACGTTCCTCCGCGATGCCCCGGCGCTGAACTGCGCGCCGACGCATCACCCCTGACCTGAGCCCACACCCGGGCGAGTGAGACGCCTGTGGCGTGGACCGGCTCGGTCAGCCTCCTTCCTGCCTGCGCGCGACCGCGCGACGACACCTTGGACGTGCACCATGACTGTCTCTCTGCTGCCCACCCGTACCTCCAACACTCCGCGCGCCACCATCGGCCTGGACCTCACCGGCCTTGGAGTCTCGACGTCCGCGACGGGACTCTCCGCCGACCTGCCGGTCGAGAAGTGCGACCTCGCCAAGCTGGCGTCCTACACCCGCGCCGCGCACCACAGCGGCGTCGATTTCGTCTCTCTCGGCGAGCAGTTCCGGCTGCGCTCCGACCGGGCGGTCCGCCGCGACGACTGGCTCGACCCCGTCGTCGCCGCGCGGCGCATCAGCCCGCACGCCGGGTCAGCCGGCCTGATTCCCAGCGTTCCCGCCGGGCGCGCCGACCTCGGCGTTGTGGCCGGTGAGCTGGCGCAGGTGTCCCGAGAGCACGGCACGTGGACAGGCCTCCAGCTCGCCGGCGGCGGTGAGAACCTCGCGCGGTCGCTGCCAGGGGTGTCCCGTTCGATCGCCGGGGCGCGTACGCGCTCGCCGCGCCCGAGCGTGGTGCTGCAGGTCTCGGGCGAGCAGGATGTCGCGCTGGCCGGCGCGCACGCGGACATCGTGCGCATCCGCGAGGAGGACCTCGGCTGGGCGCGCGAGCTGCGCTACGCGGTCCGTGCGGCGGCCCGCGCCGCCGGCCGGGAGGACGACGTGCGCGTCCTCGTCGACCTGCACGCCGTCGTCTCGCAGGACCGGGCCAGCGCCGAGGAGCGGGCCGGGCTGATCGCCGACATCGACGGGGACCAGGCGTCCTGGGCGGGAGCGCTCCGCGCCTACGGCACCGTCACCGACGTCGCAGACGTGGTCGAGACCTGGGTGAGTGCGGGCGCGGCAGACGGGTTCGTCGTGCTGCCGGGGTCGGTTCCCGCCGACGTGGCCGCGCTGCTGAAGGGTGTCGTGCCGGAGCTTCGCGCCCGTGGCCTCGTCGAGGAGCACACGGTCGCCTCCCGCCCGACCCCGCGTCGTCCCGACGACGTCAGGCGCGCCGCCGGTGGGCACGGCACGCGGAACGGTTCTGTCCGCACTACTGCCGCCTCTCGCGTTCACGGCCCGGCGAGTCGACTGGCCGCTGTGCCGGTGGCCTGAACCGGGCGCTCCGTCGGAGCCGGCGCTGCTGGCTGCCCTGCTTGCTTCGGTAGGCAGGGCTCGTGCTGCGGGGCCGGTGAGAAGGGCGAGGCGTCACCGGCGAGCGAGGGCCGCAGACCGTGGGTCTGCGGCCCTCGCTGGTGCGGCGATGCTCTTCCGGTGCGTGCGTGTCCGGCGCGTTGTCGTTGTGCCGGGTCAGGCGGCGCGGATGGTGGTGATGGTGGTGCCGTCGGGGCGGGTGAAGATCCACTGGTCGCCGACGCGTTGGATGGTGATGTTGCGTTGGTGGACGTAGTCGTGGTGGTGCCAGCACAGCAGGATGCCGAGGTGGGCGGCGGTGAAGCGTTCGGGTTTGTGTGCCGCATCGTTTCTTGCGAGGAAGGATGCAGGTATGCCGAAGCAGTACGACGCCGCGGCGAAGGAGCGCGCGGTGCGGATGGTCAGGGAGCAGGTCCCGGAGTACGGGTCGATCACCAAGGCGTGCGAGGCGGTCGCGGCGCGTCTGGGGATGTCCCGGGAGACGTTGCGGGGGTGGGTGCGTCAGGGCGATGTCGACGCCGGCGCCCGGGACGGGATGACGACCCAGGAACGCGAGGAGATCAAGGCGCTCAAGGCGCGGGTGCGGCGCCTGGAGGAGGACAACGCGATCCTGAGGTCCGCGGCGACTTTCTTCGCGGGGGAGCTCGACCCCCGAAACCGATGATCATGGAGTTCATCCGCTCCCAGCACGCCCAGGGCCGCTCGGTCGAGTCGGTCTGCCGGGTCCTGTCTGACCAGGGCCTGCAGGTCGCCGCGCGGACCTACCGGGCCTGGCGGGCCCGGACCTCCCTGGCGCCGCGGGAGCTGGCGATGGCGTACCTGGTCAACGCCATCCACTCCCTGGCGTTCGTCCTGGACCCCACCACGGGCCGGTACCGGCTGCTGCCCGAAGGCCTGTACGGGCGGCGGAAGATGACCGCCCTGCTCCGGCGGGGCGGCCTGGAGGTCTCCTACGGGCGCGTCGACGCCGCGATGCGGGCCCTGGGCCACCACGGGATCAGCCGGGCCCGGCGCCACCGCACCACCGTGCCGGGCAAGGACGGCAAACGGGCCGGGGACCTGCTCAACCGGGACTTCACCGCGCCGGCGCCGAACCTGGTGTGGGTCACCGACTTCACCTACGTGCGGACTTGGGAGGGGTTCGTCTACGTCGCCTTCATCGTCGACGTCTTCGCCCAGCGGATCCTGGCCTGGCACGCCCAGCGCACCAAGGTCACCGACCTGGTGATGGTCCCGCTGCGCATGGCGATCTGGCAGCGCGACCGCGAGGAGCGGCCCGTCTCGCGCGGGCAGCTGATCCACCACTCCGACGCGGGCAGCCAGTACACCTCGATCCGGCTGACCGAGCACCTGGCCGTGGAGGACATCGCGCCCTCGATCGGCACGGTCGGCGACGCCTACGACAACGCCCTGATGGAGTCGATCATCGGCCTGTACAAGACCGAGTGCATCGCCACCACGGTCTTCCACGACGGGGCGTACAAGACCCTCGGCGACGTCGAGTTCGCCACCGCCGGGTGGGTCGCCTGGTACAACAACACCCGGTTGCACTCCAGCATCGGGATGGTCCCGCCCGTCGAGCACGAGCAGGCCCACTACGCTGCCCTCGAGCCCGAGGCCCAGCCAGTATGAGAGCGGCACGAAAACCCGAACGCTTCACCCGGCGGCCAGGGCGTCGGCGGTGGCGGGGAGGTGGTCGCGCAGGCGGCGGGCCTCGCGGACGTTCTTGTGGGCGGTGGTGTGGTGGCGGCCGGTGCGGGCGCGGTACCAGGCGGGGAAGGACCGTGCGCCGGTGGTGGCCCACATGCCGTCGGTCTCGGTGGCGGTGAGGATGCGGGCGGTGACCGCCTGCAGGCGGCGGTGGAGGGCCTCGGCGGCGTCGACCGCGGCGAGCAGCTCGGCGGAGGGCAGGGCGGCGAGGTCGAGGCCGGTGAGGAGGTCGAGCTGGTCGGCCGCCGCGGTCAGGGCCGCGGAGACCGGCCCGGCCGGCACGGCGGGGCCGGCGGGCGCGCCGGGGGCGGGCGGTGTCGTGGTCATCTCGCCCTCCCTCTGCGTCGTGGGTGCGTGTCGGCCGCGGGGCCCGTACGTCCGTCCGTCAGAGCCGGTCTGCCTCGTCGGACCCGGTTTCGAACGTGCCCCTAGGTTATCGAACGGGCGTTCGAGAGGGCAAGGGAAGTGGCGTCATTCCGCCAAATCTGTGGACGGCGTGGCATCTCACGGCCCTGTGGAGAACGCCGGTCGAGCGGGCATCGCTGACGGGACCGGGCATCGCGTGACCGTGCCGATGTCGGTCGGACATCGTGTGACCGGGCCCGAAGACGAGCGGGCGTGCATGGCCGGACATCGAGGCGCGGCGCTACCTGCGCCGCGCGCCGCGACGACCAGACCGGGCTACGTGCGGCCGCGACGACGACGCCGGGAGGGCATGCTGCGCAAGCCCCGGACTACGGCTCTTCGCGCCGGAAGATGATGATCAGCACCCTCAGCCCGAGCACCACCGAGACGACGAACAGGCATGTCGCGAGCACGGTGTAGATGCTCGCCTCGTCCGTGACCATCGGACCGCCGTTGACGGTGTACAGGACCACGGACATGAGTCCCGTCGTCGCCGCCAGCACCGTCAGGAGAGTGCGGTGCACGAGATTGGTGACGATCCGCCGGTCCCGCTGATCCGCGAAGAGACGCACGTTCGCGGTGAGCCGGCCGTGCTCCGCGGCGTCGGCCAGACGATCGATGCGGTGGGGCAGCCGCCGCACGATCGGCAGCAGCGAGCTCAGCTCCTGCTCGACCGTCTCCTTGAGCCGGCCGGGGTCCGAGAGTCTGGCCATCCGGGACCGACTCATCTCCTTCGCCTCGCCGACGAGGTCGTACCCAGGGTCGAGGGCGCGCAGCGTCGAGTCGAGCGTCGCCATCGCCCGGAAGACGGCCGCCACCTCGGGCGGGACGCCGAGCCGGAAGGAGTTGATCAGCGTGAAGAGGGACCCGAACGCCACCGTGCCGTCGGTCGGGCCGCCGGCGGTGTACCGCAGGATGAGCACGCCGATCGCCTGCTCGAGGGCCCGCTCATCGATCTCCTCCGGCCGCTCGACCACCTCGAGCAGGGCCTCCGACGCGGCCATCGAGTCACCGGTGCCGATGCTCGCGAGGAACTGGCCCATCGACCGACGGGTCTTCGCACCCAGGCGGCCGACCGAGCCCAGGTCCAGCATGCCGAGCGTGCCGTCGTCGGCCACGAGCAGGTTCCCGGGGTGCAGGTCCACGTGGAAGATGCCGCTGTCGAGCAGCTGGTCCATCACCGTGCGCAGCAGCGTGCTGGCCAGCTCGGTGCGCGTCTCCGGTCCCAGGCGGACCAGGGTCTGCTCCGCCCCGGTGAGAGGGACACCCTCCAGCCGTTCCATCACCAGCACCCGCGAGGTGCTCAGCTCCTCCACCGGCTTGGGGACGTGGATGCCGTTGGTGCCGTTGCGGTCGAGCGCGGCGGCGACGCCGCGCATGTTGTCCCGTTCGACCGTGAAGTCGAGCTCCTCGGTCAGCGCCGCGGAGAACCCGTGGGCCAGGTCGAGCAGCCCGATGCTGCGCCCCCAGTCGGTGCGCGCGTCGAGCATCGAGGCGAGGCGCACCAGGATGTTGAGGTCGCGCTCGACGTCGTGCTCGATCCCCGGGCGCTGCACCTTGACCACCACCCGCTCGCCGGTGCGCAGCCGGGCCCCGTGCACCTGAGCCACCGAGGCTGCCGCCAGCGGCTGCTCCTCGATCTCGGCGAAGAGCTCGTCGAGGCTGCGGCCCGTCTCGGTGCGCACCAGGTCGGCCGCCTCCTCCCACGGGATCGGGGCCGCCTGGTCCTGCAGGTGCGAGAGCTCGGCGACGAACTCGGCGGGCAGCAGATCGTGCCGGGTCGACAGCTGCTGCCCGAGCTTGACGAACGTGACCCCGCCGTCCTCCAGGGCGCGGCGCAGCGACCGCGCCAGGTCGCGGCGCTCGGCCACCGTGCCCAGCGCGAGATGGCGCCGGCCGCGCAGGAACCGGCTCAGTCCGTGCCGCCACGCGATGCGCAGGATCTCGAGGTACCGCCCGGACCGGCTCAGACGCGAGCGCCAGCCGCGCCAGAGGTCGATCGGCCCAGGGACGGACCCGTCGGGCACAAGCACCTCGGCGACGACGATGATCACCATCGCGAGCACGAACGTGACCGCGCCGAGGAGCGCGACGTAGAGCAGCTGCTCGGTCGTCACGCTCGAGGTCGAGACGACCGGCTCCGTCACCAGCGCGTCGAGCACCGGGCGGGTGACCGTCAGGGCAACCAGCGTGGCGACGGCGGCCCGCACGATGGACACCTGGACGCCGAGCAGGCGCCTGACCGCCAGCGTGAACAGGGCGACCGTGGCCACGTAGAGGATCGCGGCCACCACGAAGAGGAGCGGACTCACGCGCCGAAGTCTGGCAGTGGGCAGCCGAACGCGCGTCCTGAATTCCGACGGCGGTCGACCGTCGTCCCCGCGTGCCGCGCGGCCGTGCGGGTGCCAGCCTGGAGCGCATGACACGCTTCGGCTACACCCTCATGACCGAGCAGGCCGGCCCCAAGGACCTGGTGCGCCACGCGCAGGAGGCGGAGCGGCGCGGGTTCGACTTCGAGGTCTGCTCGGACCACTACTTCCCCTGGCTGGACTCGATGGGGCACTCGCCCTACGCGTGGTCGGTGCTGGGCGCCGTCGCGCAGGTGACCGAGCGCGTCGGCCTCATGACGTACGTGACGTGCCCGACCATGCGCTACCACCCCGCCGTCGTCGCCCAGAAGGCGGCCACCCTCGGGGTGCTCTCGGACGGCCGGTTCACCCTCGGTCTCGGCGCGGGCGAGAGCCTGAACGAGCACGTGGTCGGCGAGCGGTGGCCCGCGGTGGGGGAGCGCCACGACATGCTCGAGGAGGCGCTCGTCATTATCCGCGACCTCCTCGACGGCGAGCGGGTCACCTGGGCGGGCGAGCACTTCCGCGTCGACCAGGCCAAGCTCTGGGACCTGCCCGACGAGGCGGTCGAGATCGCCGTCGCTGTCTCCGGCGGCCAGTCGGTCTCACGCTTCTCCGCGATGGCGGACCACCTGGTCTCCACCCTGCCCGACGCCGACGTGGTCTCCGCGTGGCAGGAGCAGCGCCGCGAGGAGGGATTGCCCGAGGGGCGGGCGATCGGCCAGGTGCCGGTGTGCTGGGACCCCGACCCGGACGCCGCGCTCGCTCGCGCCCACGACCTCTTCCGGTGGTCGGGCCTGGGCTGGGCCGTGAACGCCGACCTGCCCACCACCGAGGCGTTCGAGGCGGCCACGTCCTTCGTCCGACCGGAGGACGTCGGTGAGTCGATCGTCTGCGGGCCCGACCTGGACGCGATGGTCGAGTCTGTGGCGCCCTTCTGGGAGGCCGGCTACACCGACGTCGCCCTCGTCCAGGTGGGCGGCGACAGTCAGGACGACTTCCTGGCGACGGCGGCCGAGCCGCTGCTCGAGAGGCTTCGGTCCGCGGCCGGCTGACCGTCGGGCCCGGTCGCTGGAGGACTCGCTCAGGCGGACTTCTTGGCGGGTGTCTTCCGTGAGGTGGTCTTCCGGGTGGTCGACTTCTTCGCCGCGGGCTTCTCCTCGGTGTCCTTCTTGGTCGTGGACCGCGAGGACCTGGAGCCGCTCGTCTTCTCGTCGGCCTTCTCCTCGGCCGTCTCGGTCGTGTCCTTCTTCGCCCGCGACCGGGAGGCGGTCTTCTTCTCGCCGTCGGATGAGCTGGAGCTGGCGCGCGACCTGCTCGACGACCGGCGGGCGGGCTTCTTCTCCTCCGCCTCGTCCGCCTCGTCGTCGGGCGCGGCCTTCTCGGAGGCCCCCTCCGCCGTCGGCTCCTCGTCCTTGTTCCCGCGCTTCTGGCGGGACTGCTCGACGGAGCGGCGCAGCGCCTCCATGAGGTCGAGCACCTGGCCGCCCTCCTCGGCCTCCGCCTCCTCGCCGAAGGTGGCCTCGGTGTCGAGGGCCTCGCCCTGCTCGAGCTTGGCGGTGACGAGCTCGCGCAGCTGCTCCTGGTACTCGTCGGTGAACTGCTCGGGGGTGAAGTCGGACTCGAAGCTCTTCACCAGCGCCGCCGACATCTGCAGCTCCTTGTCGGAGATGCTGACCTTCTCGTCCAGCCCGGGGAAGTCGGCCTCGCGCACCTCGTCCTGCCACAGCAGCGTCTGCAGCACCAGGACGTCGTCCCGGACCCGCAGCGCGGCCAGCCGCGTCTTCTGCCGCAGCGTGAACGTCACGATCGCGGTGCGGTCGGTCTGCTCGAGCGTCTCGCGGAGCAGGGCGTACGACTTAGTCGACTTCGAGTCCGGGGCCAGGTAGTAGGCGCTGCCCATCATGATCGGGTCGACCTGCTCGGTGGGCACGAACTCCTGCACGTCGATCTCACGGTTGCGCTCGGACGGCAGCGCCGCGAAGTCGTCCTTGGTGAGCACGACGGTCTGCTGCCCGTCGTCGTAGGCCCTGTCGATGTTCTCGTAGTCGACGACGTTCCCGCAGATCTCGCACCGGCGCTGGTAGCGGATGCGACCGCCGTCGGCGTCGTGCACCTGGTGCAGGGGGACGTCGTGGCTCTCGGTGGCGCTGTAGAGCTTCACCGGCACGTTGACCAGTCCGAAGGTGATGGCACCTTTCCAGATCGCGCGCACGGCAGCTCCTTCCGACGACGGCCCTGATCTCTGGTGGACAGTCAACCCGTGGCACCAGCTTCTGGCTACCGGAATCGTCAGAGGAAGGCGGCCCCGGGGCCGCGCGCGGCCGCCTCGTCGTCGGGGTTGGACAGTGCGCAACGGTCCAGGCTCAGGCACCCGCAGCCGATGCAGCTGTCGAGCTTGTCCCGCAGCCGCTCGAGCTGGGCGATCCGGGCCTCGATCCGGGGGCGCCAGCCGCGGGAGAGGCGGCCCCACTCCTCGCGCGTGGGCGCCCGGTCTCCCGGGAGGCTCGCGAGTGCCTCGGCGATCTCCTCGAGCGAGAGCCCGACCCGCTGGGCGGTCCGCACGAACGCCACCCGCCGCAGCGTCGCGCGCGGGTACCGGCGCTGGTTGCCGGCCGTGCGCTCGGACCTGATGAGGCCGAGCTGCTCGTAGTACCGCAGGGCCGACGGGGCGGCGCCCGAGCGCTCGGCGAGCTGGCCGATCGTGAGGGTCGCTGAGGGCACGGTCCGCAGCGTAGTTGACCTCAAGTCGACTTCAACTTGCATGCTCGTGGCGACGGCGGCACCGGGCCGCCGCCGAGAGGTGGGAGCAGGGCGTGGAGATGTGGTGGGAGCTGCACGAGTACCGGTCGAGAGACCTCATCGCCGAGGCGGTCGGGGCGAGGGAGTCACGGACCCGCCGGCGCCAGCCGTGGCGGACCCGCACGACGCGCTTCGACCCGCCACGCGGCCCACGGCCGTCGCCTGCGGGCTGAGGAGTCCTCAGCCGTGGCTGTCGCCTTCAGTCGCCTCAGTGGCCTTCAGTCACCGTCAGTCGCCTTCGACCTTCGGTCGTCGCTGTCGCCGAGCAGGCTGTCGGGCCGGGCCGCCGGCGGTGCTGTCCCGTTCCCGGCCCCTTCCAGCAGCACACGGATGCAGCACCGGCCGGCGCCC
It encodes the following:
- a CDS encoding TIGR03557 family F420-dependent LLM class oxidoreductase, with amino-acid sequence MTRFGYTLMTEQAGPKDLVRHAQEAERRGFDFEVCSDHYFPWLDSMGHSPYAWSVLGAVAQVTERVGLMTYVTCPTMRYHPAVVAQKAATLGVLSDGRFTLGLGAGESLNEHVVGERWPAVGERHDMLEEALVIIRDLLDGERVTWAGEHFRVDQAKLWDLPDEAVEIAVAVSGGQSVSRFSAMADHLVSTLPDADVVSAWQEQRREEGLPEGRAIGQVPVCWDPDPDAALARAHDLFRWSGLGWAVNADLPTTEAFEAATSFVRPEDVGESIVCGPDLDAMVESVAPFWEAGYTDVALVQVGGDSQDDFLATAAEPLLERLRSAAG
- the soxR gene encoding redox-sensitive transcriptional activator SoxR codes for the protein MQVEVDLRSTTLRTVPSATLTIGQLAERSGAAPSALRYYEQLGLIRSERTAGNQRRYPRATLRRVAFVRTAQRVGLSLEEIAEALASLPGDRAPTREEWGRLSRGWRPRIEARIAQLERLRDKLDSCIGCGCLSLDRCALSNPDDEAAARGPGAAFL
- a CDS encoding IS3 family transposase (programmed frameshift), which codes for MPKQYDAAAKERAVRMVREQVPEYGSITKACEAVAARLGMSRETLRGWVRQGDVDAGARDGMTTQEREEIKALKARVRRLEEDNAILRSAANFLRGGARPPKPMIMEFIRSQHAQGRSVESVCRVLSDQGLQVAARTYRAWRARTSLAPRELAMAYLVNAIHSLAFVLDPTTGRYRLLPEGLYGRRKMTALLRRGGLEVSYGRVDAAMRALGHHGISRARRHRTTVPGKDGKRAGDLLNRDFTAPAPNLVWVTDFTYVRTWEGFVYVAFIVDVFAQRILAWHAQRTKVTDLVMVPLRMAIWQRDREERPVSRGQLIHHSDAGSQYTSIRLTEHLAVEDIAPSIGTVGDAYDNALMESIIGLYKTECIATTVFHDGAYKTLGDVEFATAGWVAWYNNTRLHSSIGMVPPVEHEQAHYAALEPEAQPV
- a CDS encoding LLM class flavin-dependent oxidoreductase, which gives rise to MTVSLLPTRTSNTPRATIGLDLTGLGVSTSATGLSADLPVEKCDLAKLASYTRAAHHSGVDFVSLGEQFRLRSDRAVRRDDWLDPVVAARRISPHAGSAGLIPSVPAGRADLGVVAGELAQVSREHGTWTGLQLAGGGENLARSLPGVSRSIAGARTRSPRPSVVLQVSGEQDVALAGAHADIVRIREEDLGWARELRYAVRAAARAAGREDDVRVLVDLHAVVSQDRASAEERAGLIADIDGDQASWAGALRAYGTVTDVADVVETWVSAGAADGFVVLPGSVPADVAALLKGVVPELRARGLVEEHTVASRPTPRRPDDVRRAAGGHGTRNGSVRTTAASRVHGPASRLAAVPVA
- a CDS encoding DUF222 domain-containing protein, giving the protein MTTTPPAPGAPAGPAVPAGPVSAALTAAADQLDLLTGLDLAALPSAELLAAVDAAEALHRRLQAVTARILTATETDGMWATTGARSFPAWYRARTGRHHTTAHKNVREARRLRDHLPATADALAAG
- a CDS encoding ABC1 kinase family protein; this encodes MSPLLFVVAAILYVATVALFTLAVRRLLGVQVSIVRAAVATLVALTVTRPVLDALVTEPVVSTSSVTTEQLLYVALLGAVTFVLAMVIIVVAEVLVPDGSVPGPIDLWRGWRSRLSRSGRYLEILRIAWRHGLSRFLRGRRHLALGTVAERRDLARSLRRALEDGGVTFVKLGQQLSTRHDLLPAEFVAELSHLQDQAAPIPWEEAADLVRTETGRSLDELFAEIEEQPLAAASVAQVHGARLRTGERVVVKVQRPGIEHDVERDLNILVRLASMLDARTDWGRSIGLLDLAHGFSAALTEELDFTVERDNMRGVAAALDRNGTNGIHVPKPVEELSTSRVLVMERLEGVPLTGAEQTLVRLGPETRTELASTLLRTVMDQLLDSGIFHVDLHPGNLLVADDGTLGMLDLGSVGRLGAKTRRSMGQFLASIGTGDSMAASEALLEVVERPEEIDERALEQAIGVLILRYTAGGPTDGTVAFGSLFTLINSFRLGVPPEVAAVFRAMATLDSTLRALDPGYDLVGEAKEMSRSRMARLSDPGRLKETVEQELSSLLPIVRRLPHRIDRLADAAEHGRLTANVRLFADQRDRRIVTNLVHRTLLTVLAATTGLMSVVLYTVNGGPMVTDEASIYTVLATCLFVVSVVLGLRVLIIIFRREEP
- a CDS encoding Ku protein, yielding MRAIWKGAITFGLVNVPVKLYSATESHDVPLHQVHDADGGRIRYQRRCEICGNVVDYENIDRAYDDGQQTVVLTKDDFAALPSERNREIDVQEFVPTEQVDPIMMGSAYYLAPDSKSTKSYALLRETLEQTDRTAIVTFTLRQKTRLAALRVRDDVLVLQTLLWQDEVREADFPGLDEKVSISDKELQMSAALVKSFESDFTPEQFTDEYQEQLRELVTAKLEQGEALDTEATFGEEAEAEEGGQVLDLMEALRRSVEQSRQKRGNKDEEPTAEGASEKAAPDDEADEAEEKKPARRSSSRSRASSSSSDGEKKTASRSRAKKDTTETAEEKADEKTSGSRSSRSTTKKDTEEKPAAKKSTTRKTTSRKTPAKKSA